The following coding sequences lie in one Azospirillum humicireducens genomic window:
- the hisF gene encoding imidazole glycerol phosphate synthase subunit HisF, with product MLKMRVIPCLDVKDGRVVKGVNFVDLVDAGDPVEQARVYDREGADELTFLDITASHENRDTIFDVVRRTAEQVFMPLTVGGGVRTVDDIRKLLLAGADKVSINTAAIHRPEFVREGAEKFGAQCIVVAIDAKKVAPGKWEVFTHGGRNATGIDAVEWAKRMESLGAGEILLTSMDRDGTKSGFDLELTRTVADSIRIPVIASGGVGTLDHLVEGIREGHATAVLAASIFHFGTYTIGQAKAALSAAGIPVRPARTLEAANG from the coding sequence ATGCTGAAGATGCGTGTCATCCCCTGCCTGGACGTCAAGGACGGCCGGGTGGTGAAGGGGGTCAATTTCGTCGATCTGGTCGATGCCGGCGACCCGGTGGAACAGGCCCGCGTCTACGACCGTGAAGGCGCGGACGAGCTGACCTTCCTCGACATCACCGCCAGCCACGAGAACCGCGACACCATCTTCGACGTGGTGCGGCGGACGGCGGAGCAGGTCTTCATGCCGCTGACCGTCGGCGGCGGCGTGCGCACGGTGGACGACATCCGCAAGCTGCTGCTGGCCGGCGCCGACAAGGTGTCGATCAACACCGCGGCGATTCATCGTCCGGAGTTCGTCCGAGAGGGTGCCGAGAAATTCGGCGCCCAGTGCATCGTCGTCGCCATCGACGCCAAGAAGGTGGCTCCCGGCAAGTGGGAGGTCTTCACCCATGGCGGCCGCAACGCCACCGGCATCGACGCGGTGGAATGGGCCAAGCGGATGGAATCGCTGGGCGCGGGCGAAATCCTGCTGACCTCGATGGACCGCGACGGCACCAAGAGCGGCTTCGACCTGGAGCTGACGCGTACCGTGGCGGATTCGATCCGCATCCCGGTGATCGCGTCGGGCGGCGTCGGCACGCTCGACCATCTGGTGGAGGGCATCCGCGAGGGGCACGCCACCGCGGTGCTCGCCGCCTCGATCTTCCATTTCGGCACCTACACCATCGGTCAGGCCAAAGCCGCTCTCAGCGCTGCCGGCATTCCGGTGCGTCCGGCCCGGACGTTGGAGGCGGCAAATGGCTGA
- a CDS encoding Smr/MutS family protein, translating to MTRRRLPTPDERRLWRIAMRDAEPMPGRQVEAEPEPVATMAELVEEPVATSLAPPPTAKQFPSPARPSRTSHPPLTPGSTANIDRRTGDRFRRGELEIDGRIDLHGMTQAQAHTALASFVHRAWNEGRRCILVITGKGSFGGLGVLRQATPRWLADPALRPMVLAIQPARPKDGGDGALYVLIKRRRNRKD from the coding sequence ATGACCCGCAGACGACTGCCCACGCCCGACGAGCGGCGCTTGTGGCGGATCGCCATGCGCGACGCCGAACCGATGCCGGGCCGGCAGGTCGAGGCGGAGCCGGAACCGGTGGCGACCATGGCCGAACTGGTGGAGGAGCCGGTGGCGACCAGCCTCGCCCCACCGCCGACCGCAAAGCAGTTCCCCTCCCCGGCCCGCCCCTCCCGGACGTCCCATCCGCCGCTGACGCCCGGATCGACGGCCAACATCGACCGCCGCACCGGCGACCGCTTCCGCCGCGGCGAGCTGGAGATCGACGGCCGGATCGACCTGCATGGCATGACCCAGGCGCAGGCGCACACCGCCCTTGCCTCCTTCGTCCACCGCGCCTGGAACGAGGGCCGGCGCTGCATCCTGGTCATCACCGGCAAGGGCAGCTTCGGCGGGCTGGGCGTCCTGCGCCAGGCAACGCCCCGCTGGCTGGCGGATCCGGCCTTGCGCCCGATGGTTCTGGCGATCCAGCCGGCCCGGCCCAAGGATGGTGGCGACGGCGCGCTGTATGTCTTGATCAAACGGCGGCGCAACCGTAAGGACTGA
- a CDS encoding phosphoribosyl-ATP diphosphatase has translation MADKKSAEKAAEKAAERAPALGAEVLDRLFATVQARKGADPETSYTAKLYSRGTAKIAQKVGEEAVEAILEAVRGDKAALAAESADLLYHLLVLWADLGLDPADVWSKLAQREGTSGIDEKKSRKV, from the coding sequence ATGGCTGACAAGAAGTCGGCTGAAAAGGCGGCGGAGAAGGCTGCCGAACGGGCGCCGGCTCTGGGCGCCGAGGTGCTCGACCGGCTGTTTGCCACCGTCCAGGCCCGCAAGGGCGCGGATCCGGAGACTTCCTACACCGCGAAGCTCTACAGCCGCGGCACCGCCAAGATCGCCCAGAAGGTGGGCGAGGAGGCGGTGGAGGCGATCCTGGAGGCGGTGCGCGGCGACAAGGCGGCGCTGGCCGCGGAATCCGCCGATCTGCTCTATCACCTGCTGGTGCTGTGGGCCGATCTCGGGCTGGATCCGGCGGATGTCTGGAGCAAGCTCGCCCAGCGCGAGGGCACCAGCGGCATCGACGAAAAGAAGTCCCGCAAGGTTTGA
- a CDS encoding DsbE family thiol:disulfide interchange protein: protein MRRLLYLLPFLLFIGVGVAFYLGFQRDPRDIPSALIDKPAPTFDLPAIPGQPATGGLSSAKLTGDVTLVNVFASWCIPCKAEHPVITRLSREQGVTVFGINYKDKPEDALTWLARNGNPYAAIGADQDGRVSIDWGVYGVPESYLIDRQGRIRFKHVGPLTPKVVEEQLLPMVKHLRQG from the coding sequence ATGCGCCGCCTTCTGTACCTGCTGCCCTTCCTGCTGTTCATCGGGGTGGGTGTCGCCTTCTACCTGGGGTTCCAGCGCGACCCGCGCGACATCCCGTCGGCCCTGATCGACAAGCCGGCGCCGACCTTCGACCTGCCGGCCATTCCGGGCCAGCCGGCGACGGGCGGCCTGTCTTCGGCCAAGCTGACCGGCGATGTGACGCTGGTGAACGTCTTCGCCTCCTGGTGCATCCCCTGCAAGGCGGAGCATCCCGTCATCACCCGCCTGTCGCGGGAGCAGGGGGTGACGGTCTTCGGCATCAACTACAAGGACAAGCCGGAGGACGCGCTGACCTGGCTGGCGCGCAACGGCAATCCCTATGCCGCCATCGGCGCCGACCAGGATGGCCGGGTGTCGATCGACTGGGGCGTCTATGGCGTGCCGGAAAGCTACCTGATCGACCGCCAGGGCCGGATCCGCTTCAAACATGTCGGCCCGCTGACCCCGAAGGTGGTGGAGGAGCAGCTTCTCCCCATGGTCAAGCATCTGAGGCAGGGCTGA
- a CDS encoding cytochrome c-type biogenesis protein produces MKRAILAAVLALSVTLPALTPALAVQPEEVLPDPALESRARAISQELRCLVCQNQSIDDSNAPLARDLRVLVRDRLQAGDSDAKVMEYVTDRYGDYVLLRPPFKATTLVLWIGPFAVLLLGAIGTFLFLRGRRGVAAGADTAPLSADERRRLDALLRKDD; encoded by the coding sequence ATGAAACGCGCCATTCTTGCCGCCGTGCTGGCGCTGTCGGTCACCCTGCCGGCGCTGACCCCGGCCCTGGCAGTCCAGCCCGAAGAGGTTCTGCCGGACCCCGCGCTGGAATCGCGCGCCCGCGCGATCAGCCAGGAGCTGCGCTGCCTCGTCTGTCAGAACCAGTCCATCGACGACAGCAACGCGCCGCTGGCCCGCGACCTGCGGGTTCTGGTGCGCGACCGGCTGCAGGCCGGCGACAGCGACGCCAAGGTTATGGAGTATGTCACCGACCGCTACGGCGACTATGTGCTGCTGCGCCCGCCCTTCAAGGCGACCACGCTGGTGCTGTGGATCGGTCCCTTCGCCGTGCTGCTGCTGGGGGCGATCGGCACCTTCCTGTTCCTGCGCGGGCGGCGGGGTGTGGCCGCCGGCGCCGACACCGCTCCCCTGAGCGCGGATGAGCGGCGGCGGCTGGATGCCCTGCTGCGGAAAGACGATTGA
- a CDS encoding GNAT family N-acetyltransferase yields MAEIAIDKVDALKTADLHDLCDAADDAIRAGGGFGWVEPPPRDVMERFWKGVLVVPERVLFVARLDGVVAGSAQLVKPPRNNEAQAHAAQLTTSFVAPWARGHGLARRLTMAVMDEACSAGFRVLNLDVRVTQEAAIALYESLGFRRWGTHPFYALVQGKPLAGHFYCKDLQPAPQPPAQ; encoded by the coding sequence ATGGCAGAGATCGCCATCGACAAGGTCGATGCGCTGAAAACCGCCGACCTGCATGACCTCTGCGACGCGGCCGACGACGCCATCCGGGCCGGCGGCGGCTTCGGCTGGGTCGAGCCGCCGCCACGCGACGTGATGGAGCGGTTCTGGAAGGGTGTGCTGGTGGTGCCGGAACGGGTGCTGTTCGTTGCCCGCCTCGACGGGGTGGTGGCCGGATCCGCCCAGCTGGTCAAGCCGCCGCGCAACAACGAGGCGCAGGCCCACGCCGCCCAGCTGACCACCAGCTTCGTCGCTCCCTGGGCGCGCGGCCACGGCCTCGCCCGCCGGCTGACCATGGCGGTGATGGACGAAGCCTGCAGCGCCGGGTTCCGGGTGCTGAATCTGGACGTCCGCGTGACGCAGGAGGCGGCCATCGCGCTCTATGAATCGCTCGGCTTCAGGCGCTGGGGAACCCATCCCTTCTATGCGCTGGTGCAGGGCAAGCCGCTCGCCGGACATTTCTACTGCAAAGACCTTCAGCCTGCCCCCCAGCCGCCCGCCCAATAA
- a CDS encoding helix-turn-helix domain-containing protein, with protein sequence MTPFGERVRSLRDAKGVSLKQMATDLSISSAYLSALEHGKRGQPSPQLVRQICAYFGIIWDDAEELERLAALSHPRVTVDTAGLSAKATELANLLSERIGDLDEERIDAILDILDTVPPKKAGRRRAGVRRR encoded by the coding sequence ATGACTCCATTCGGCGAACGGGTCCGGTCGCTGCGCGACGCCAAGGGCGTGTCGCTGAAGCAGATGGCGACGGACCTGTCCATCTCGTCCGCCTATCTCTCGGCACTGGAACATGGCAAGCGCGGCCAGCCTTCCCCCCAGCTGGTCCGGCAGATCTGCGCCTATTTCGGCATCATCTGGGACGATGCTGAGGAACTGGAACGGCTGGCGGCTCTGTCCCATCCCCGCGTGACGGTCGACACCGCGGGCTTGAGCGCCAAGGCGACGGAGCTTGCCAATCTTCTGTCGGAACGCATCGGCGACCTGGACGAGGAGCGGATCGACGCGATCCTGGATATTCTGGACACGGTGCCGCCGAAGAAGGCCGGGCGGCGGCGGGCTGGGGTGCGGCGGAGGTGA
- a CDS encoding histidine triad nucleotide-binding protein, producing the protein MAKSYDDSNVFARILRGEIPCRKVHETEYALAFHDIDPQTPTHVLVIPKGAYTDMDDFTAKASEAEIAGLFRAVGEVARMVGADGPGYRILSNCGEAAHQEVPHLHIHLFAGRDLGRMIGKA; encoded by the coding sequence ATGGCCAAGAGCTATGACGACAGCAACGTGTTCGCCCGCATCCTGCGCGGCGAGATCCCGTGCAGGAAGGTGCACGAGACCGAGTACGCGCTTGCCTTCCACGACATCGACCCGCAGACGCCAACCCATGTGCTGGTGATCCCGAAGGGCGCCTACACCGATATGGACGATTTCACCGCCAAGGCGTCGGAGGCCGAGATCGCCGGCCTGTTCCGCGCGGTGGGCGAGGTCGCACGCATGGTCGGTGCCGACGGCCCCGGCTACCGCATCCTGTCCAACTGCGGTGAGGCCGCGCATCAGGAAGTGCCCCACCTGCATATCCACCTGTTCGCCGGGCGCGACCTGGGGCGGATGATCGGGAAGGCTTGA
- the ccmI gene encoding c-type cytochrome biogenesis protein CcmI has product MLFWILAAVLTAAVLLFIVPPLLRSGATAPEREAFDREVYRDQLDELERDRARGLINDAQAEAAKAEIARRMLATAEKGVATATPAAPRSARVLAVLLALVLPLGALSVYGLYGRPDLPAQPLASRNLKQERGGPPETVLAAMDKLKAQLAENPNDLQGWLILGQAYAKMGRNADAAEALRHAVALNKDDVELQGLFGETLVSANDGMVGEEAVKAFDAVLAKEPKDPRARFFAALARYQAGDRQDALDRWSALMAESPADAPWVPVLRDQIREAAVALNLDPAKVTPQPLPAEQKPAGPVAQGQNGPASEGQSQDEMIRGMVASLATRLEADPSDIEGWLKLARSYGVLGEPAKALEAARKARERAPDRADVQVVYANAVLQTQPRNETPKPLPEEATSALRLALKAEPENKDALWLLGLDAMMSGRKDEAAAHWGRLIAQFKPTDPEYTLLKGRLDALKTGG; this is encoded by the coding sequence ATGCTGTTCTGGATTCTCGCCGCCGTCCTGACCGCGGCCGTGCTGCTGTTCATCGTGCCGCCGCTGCTGCGGTCCGGTGCCACCGCTCCTGAGCGCGAGGCTTTCGACCGCGAGGTCTACCGCGACCAGCTCGACGAGCTGGAGCGCGACCGGGCGCGCGGCCTGATCAACGACGCCCAGGCCGAAGCCGCCAAGGCGGAGATCGCGCGGCGCATGCTGGCGACCGCCGAGAAGGGTGTCGCCACCGCGACCCCGGCGGCGCCGCGCAGCGCGCGGGTGCTGGCGGTGTTGCTGGCACTGGTGCTGCCGCTCGGCGCACTCAGCGTCTATGGCCTCTATGGCCGCCCGGATCTGCCGGCGCAGCCGCTGGCGTCGCGCAACCTCAAGCAGGAACGCGGCGGTCCGCCCGAGACCGTGCTGGCGGCGATGGACAAGCTGAAGGCGCAGCTGGCGGAGAATCCGAACGACCTTCAGGGCTGGCTGATTCTGGGTCAGGCCTATGCCAAGATGGGCCGCAACGCCGACGCGGCGGAGGCGCTACGCCACGCTGTCGCCCTGAACAAGGATGATGTGGAGCTGCAGGGCCTGTTCGGCGAGACGCTGGTTTCGGCCAACGACGGCATGGTCGGGGAAGAGGCGGTGAAGGCCTTCGACGCCGTGCTGGCGAAGGAGCCGAAGGACCCGCGCGCCCGCTTCTTCGCGGCGCTCGCCCGCTACCAGGCCGGGGACCGCCAGGACGCACTCGACCGCTGGAGCGCGCTGATGGCGGAATCGCCCGCCGACGCGCCATGGGTTCCGGTCCTGCGCGACCAGATCCGCGAGGCGGCGGTTGCACTGAACCTCGACCCTGCCAAGGTGACGCCGCAGCCGCTGCCGGCGGAACAGAAGCCTGCCGGCCCAGTGGCCCAGGGCCAGAACGGGCCGGCGTCCGAAGGCCAAAGCCAGGATGAGATGATCCGCGGCATGGTCGCCAGCCTCGCCACCCGGCTGGAAGCCGATCCGTCGGACATCGAAGGCTGGCTGAAGCTCGCTCGTTCCTACGGCGTGCTGGGCGAGCCGGCCAAGGCGCTGGAAGCCGCCCGCAAGGCGCGCGAGCGGGCACCCGACCGCGCCGATGTGCAGGTGGTATACGCCAATGCCGTCCTGCAGACCCAGCCGCGCAACGAGACGCCAAAGCCCCTGCCGGAGGAGGCGACCTCGGCCCTGCGGCTGGCGCTGAAGGCGGAACCGGAGAACAAGGACGCGCTGTGGCTTCTGGGCCTCGACGCCATGATGTCGGGCCGCAAGGATGAGGCCGCCGCCCATTGGGGCAGGCTGATCGCCCAGTTCAAGCCGACCGACCCGGAATACACCCTGTTGAAGGGGCGTCTGGACGCGTTGAAGACGGGCGGCTGA
- the hisA gene encoding 1-(5-phosphoribosyl)-5-[(5-phosphoribosylamino)methylideneamino]imidazole-4-carboxamide isomerase, which translates to MIIYPAIDLKDGACVRLLRGEMSQATVFNTDPGEQARLFQSQGFEWLHLVDLNGAFEGKPVNGAAVESILKSVTIPVQLGGGIRDLTTIGMWLEKGISRVILGTVALRDPDLVKAACREFPGRIAVGIDAREGYVAVAGWAETSDIKALDLALKFEDCGVAAIIYTDINRDGAMGGVNVESTSDLAFHLTTPVIASGGVSSIDDLKALKLEEDTGIEGVICGRALYDGRIDPKEALALLSATAVEDAD; encoded by the coding sequence ATGATCATCTACCCCGCCATCGACCTCAAGGACGGTGCCTGCGTCCGCCTGCTGCGCGGCGAGATGAGCCAGGCCACGGTCTTTAACACCGATCCCGGCGAACAGGCCCGCCTGTTCCAGAGCCAGGGCTTCGAATGGCTGCATCTGGTCGACCTCAACGGCGCCTTCGAAGGCAAGCCGGTGAACGGTGCCGCGGTCGAAAGCATCCTGAAATCCGTCACCATTCCGGTCCAGCTCGGCGGCGGCATCCGCGACCTGACCACCATCGGGATGTGGCTGGAAAAGGGCATCAGCCGCGTCATCCTGGGCACGGTGGCCCTGCGTGACCCGGATCTGGTCAAGGCTGCCTGCCGTGAGTTTCCGGGCAGGATCGCGGTGGGTATCGACGCGCGCGAGGGCTATGTCGCCGTGGCGGGCTGGGCCGAGACCTCCGACATCAAGGCGCTGGATCTGGCGCTGAAGTTCGAGGATTGCGGCGTCGCCGCCATCATCTACACCGACATCAACCGCGACGGTGCCATGGGCGGCGTGAATGTCGAGTCCACCTCCGACCTCGCCTTCCACCTGACCACCCCGGTCATCGCGTCGGGCGGCGTCTCTTCAATCGACGACCTGAAGGCGTTGAAGCTGGAGGAGGACACCGGGATCGAGGGCGTGATCTGCGGCCGTGCGCTCTATGACGGCCGGATCGACCCCAAGGAGGCGCTGGCCCTGCTCTCCGCCACCGCCGTCGAGGACGCCGACTGA